One Dictyostelium discoideum AX4 chromosome 3 chromosome, whole genome shotgun sequence genomic region harbors:
- the psmD7 gene encoding 26S proteasome non-ATPase regulatory subunit 7: MSTFPTSTIVHPTVLLSVVDHYNRVAKDTNKRVVGALLGSNNKGVVDVSNCYGLPFEEDEANPNIWFLDHNFHENMFAMFKKINARENVVGWYSTGPKIRPADQDINELFRRYTPNPVMVIIDVAPKELGIPTKSYVTVEEINKDTSESTMRFQHIPSSIDAVEAEEICIEHLLRDVKDSSISSLTTQITDKKISLKHLLTNLQEMQHYLKLVCDGTLPPNHQIIGYIQDIINLSPNLNANEISKSFAVQNNDTMSVIYLSSMIRSIIALHNLIINKTANREAEKKADIINSTPPTTATSPSVADKGKEKEQNAFNGADKPSKQA; the protein is encoded by the exons ATGTCAACATTtccaacatcaacaattgTACATCCAACAGTACTTTTAAGTGTTGTAGATCATTATAATAGAGTTGCAAAGGATACCAACAAGAGAGTAGTAGGTGCATTATTAggatcaaataataaaggtGTTGTAGATGTATCAAATTGTTATGGTCTTCCATTCGAAGAGGATGAAGCCAATCCAAACATTTGGTTTTTAGATCACAATTTCCATGAAAACATGTTTgcaatgtttaaaaaaattaatgcaCGTGAAAATGTAGTTGGTTGGTACAGTACTGGACCAAAGATTAGACCAGCTGATCAAgatattaatgaattattcaGAAGATACACTCCAAATCCAGTTATGGTCATCATTGATGTCGCACCAAAAGAATTAGGTATTCCAACAAAATCCTATGTTACTgttgaagaaattaataaa gaTACATCAGAATCAACAATGAGATTCCAACATATTCCATCATCAATTGATGCAGTTGAGGCAGAGGAAATTTGTATTGAACATCTTTTAAGAGATGTTAAAGattcttcaatttcatcattaactACTCAAATTACTGATAAAAAGATTtcattaaaacatcttttaaCAAATCTTCAAGAAATgcaacattatttaaaattagtttGTGATGG taCATTACCACCAAATCATCAAATTATTGGATATATTCAAGATATTATTAATCTTTCACCAAACTTAAAtgcaaatgaaatttcaaaatcttttGCTGTACAAAATAATGATACAATGTCTGTCATTTATTTATCCTCAATGATTAGATCCATTATAGCTCTTCATAATcttattatcaataaaacTGCAAATAGAGAGGCTGAAAAGAAGGCTGATATAATCAATAGCACTCCACCAACTACTGCTACTTCACCAAGTGTTGCTGATAAAggtaaagaaaaagaacaaaacgCCTTTAATGGTGCTGATAAACCAAGTAAACAAgcttaa
- the sae1 gene encoding sumo-activating enzyme subunit 1, giving the protein MTNPENTPMTTTNEGGKGLTEYEAKIYDRSIRLWGVDAQAKLRQSKVLFIGINGLMSEIIKNVVLAGVDSITLVDDHIITTSDLSAHLFINEDSVGKVISTESVFAISELNPLVTIDVYDKEIETMDDQFIKNYTMVVISDKNLNNVSKVNSLCRKNNVSFIFSHSFGLKGLFFSDLNEFKYFTKTTTEPPKTETHISIFKSFKESMGYDWSKTNSRTPLPFFALSTLYQFEEKHNRVPDNISDSDLSELKSIINSSIEKFNLKNTDSNKYFEETKDLLNKMNIEISPVCAIVGGIVGAEIIKIITQNMQVLNNFFFYDGVKGTGLVEQF; this is encoded by the exons ATGACAAACCCCGAAAACACACCAATGACAACCACAAATGAAGGAGGAAAAGGATTAACAGAATATGAAGCTAAGATCTATGATAGAAGTATTAGATTATGGGGTGTTGATGCACAAGCTAAATTGCGTCAAAGTAAAGTATTATTCATTGGAATCAATGGTTTAATGtctgaaattataaaaaatgttgTTTTAGCTGGTGTTGATTCAATTACATTGGTAGATGACCATATTATAACAACTTCTGATTTATCTgctcatttatttattaatgagGATTCTGTTGGTAAAGTT atatctACAGAATCAGTATTTGCAATTAGTGAATTAAATCCATTAGTTACAATTGATGTTTatgataaagaaattgaaactaTGGATGatcaattcattaaaaattatacaaTGGTTGTAATATctgataaaaatttaaataatgtttcAAAGGTAAATTCATTATGtagaaaaaataatgtaTCATTTATATTTAGTCATAGTTTTGGTTTAAAAGGTTTATTTTTCTctgatttaaatgaatttaaatattttacaaa aaCAACAACAGAACCACCAAAAACAGAAACACatatatcaatttttaaatcatttaaagaatcaatgGGATATGATTGGAGTAAAACAAATAGTAGAAcaccattaccattttttGCACTTTCAACATTATATCAATTTGAAGAAAAACATAATAGGGTACCTGATAATATTTCAGATTCAGATTTATctgaattaaaatcaattattaattcttcaattgaaaagtttaatttaaaaaatactgattcaaataaatactTTGAAGAAACTAA ggatttattaaataaaatgaatatagAAATTTCACCAGTTTGTGCAATTGTGGGTGGGATTGTTGGTgctgaaattattaaaattattactcAAAATATGCAAGTTCTTAataactttttcttttatgaTGGCGTCAAAGGTACAGGTTTAGTtgaacaattttaa
- a CDS encoding RNA recognition motif-containing protein RRM: MSSATAEIPDDLNSLTVVALKALLQARGLPVTGAKPALIKRLQQFKELETSGGDEEEINDEETATTTTTTTTTDTTPTNGKTEEQSAATTTTKKEETTATNGVDNTTTPPSTTPPIITTPTTATTSTSTVTTEQPTTPTKETKENSSSSSSSSLTNENTNTNENTNTNENENTNINTNTTSSTTTESDNNTHTNTNTNTNTNGNGNSNGDEDQDLVEELLGSDDNNHNNQYSDDEDEDVNNNGESKTSTSTSTTTSTTTTSTPTADENKQDLNSLDVDSSIVDKAIQEAEKAVTEKMSSEKKREDSLDKTKIQQSIAEMEGSFKKIPSIKITGLNDSLTEKELEEALNEVGKVHTITYEGSKKDFAIVQMENHTIAKEKLNNSKLKNCTLSITDIPLADSLLFVGNLGNDVGKEQLKKMFEKHGTIDRIILIKNRRTGENKGYAFIDYRTKLQASTAKSSLGSIVFNRRTLRVDWAENCNTMESMHSKTIFVDRLPRSFADVPILRKVFSPFGKIKDCNVVPNYYGQPRGFAFIDYNNVEDAEKAQRMMNEKDLKGYKIRVNFANPSKPGHSLVKPPSQQSGRSHESVPSSSPFRGRGRGRGSMGVPPPNSQHFGIGSVGGGFRGGRGVGGYPGDHSGIYQGGRGGRGVGGVNGSGPIAMERGGPMHHQPYGPPPHHGPMLHQSGYGSQMQHQFSQMQHQHYNEHQRNQGAFYPPPPPPHMNLPMQSQQGYPQVNSMSVPQSNNNPLINQQANLQAQQLASAQVQIQLMEQKLKGQESLIRAAQQKVVQAQQQAQQQVQREKQQREALLRQQQQQQQQQQQQQQQQERQRKQQEALQKQQQIQQLQQQQQQQQQAQQQQQQQAQQQAQQQSQQQAQQQQSQQMQGFYGQMNNANSNKQTGAQSTISPNTASATNQNNFSHQSAANWQGYFTPEQTAAWTYYAQQHQLFPGYSPQDISAYYASFQAPTSDPSTQVGAKRTYDTSGMYNQSYNAHGTHNTHHQNDNKRNRH; encoded by the exons ATGTCAAGTGCAACAGCTGAAATACCagatgatttaaattcattaacaGTTGTAGCTTTGAAAGCATTACTTCAAGCAAGGGGTTTACCGGTGACAGGAGCTAAACCTGCCttaattaaaagattacAACAATTTAAAGAACTTGAAACATCTGGtggtgatgaagaagaaataAACGATGAAGAAACtgcaactactacaactacaactactacaacagATACAACACCTACAAATGGTAAAACTGAAGAACAatcagcagcaacaacaacaacaaaaaaagaagaaactaCAGCAACAAATGGTGTTGATAATACTACAACACCTCCATCCacaacaccaccaataaTTACAACACCAACCACAGCCACAACCTCAACTTCCACTGTAACAACAGAGcaaccaacaacaccaactaaAGAAACAAAGGAAAAttcctcctcttcttcttcttcttctttaacaaatgaaaatacaaatacaaatgaaaatacaaatacaaatgaaaatgaaaatacaaatataaatacaaatacaacatcTTCAACAACCACTGaaagtgataataatactcACACTAATACTAATACCAATACTAATacaaatggtaatggtaatagtaatggtgatgaagatCAAGATCTTGTTGAAGAATTACTTGGtagtgatgataataatcataataaccAATATTCTGacgatgaagatgaagatgtaAACAATAATGGTGAATCTAAAACCTCGACctcaacctcaacaacaacatcaacaacaacaacaagtacACCTACAGCCGATGAAAATAAACAAGATTTGAATTCTTTAGATGTTGATTCATCCATTGTCGATAAAGCAATCCAAGAGGCAGAAAAGGCAGTAACAGAAAAGATGTCCTCTGAAAAGAAGAGAGAAGACTCATTGGATAAAACAAAGATTCAACAATCTATAGCAGAGATGGAGGGttcattcaaaaaaataccaTCCATTAAAATCACTGGTTTAAACGATTCACTCACAGAGAAAGAATTAGAGGAAGCCCTCAATGAGGTTGGTAAAGTACACACCATAACCTATGAAGGTTCAAAGAAAGACTTTGCAATTGTTCAAATGGAAAATCATACCATTGccaaagagaaattaaataattcaaaattaaagaattgtaCTCTCTCAATTACTGATATACCTTTAGCTGACTCTTTATTATTCGTTGGTAATCTTGGTAATGATGTTGGTaaagaacaattaaaaaaaatgtttgaaAAACATGGTACAATTGATAGAATTATT ttaattaaaaatagaagaACTGGTGAAAATAAAGGATATGCATTTATAGATTATAGAACTAAATTACAAGCAAGTACAGCAAAATCATCATTAGGATCTATTGTATTTAATCGTCGTACTCTTAGAGTTGATTGGGCAGAAAATTGTAATACAATGGAATCAATGCATAGTAAAACTATATTTGTCGATCGTTTACCACGTTCATTTGCAGATGTACCAATCTTGAGAAAGGTATTTTCACCATTTGGAAAGATTAAAGATTGTAATGTTGTACCAAATTATTATGGCCAACCAAGAGGCTTTGCATTTATAGATTATAACAATGTTGAAGATGCCGAGAAGGCTCAAAGAATGATGAATGAAAAGGATTTGAAAGGTTATAAAATTAGAGTAAACTTTGCAAACCCTTCAAAGCCGGGTCATTCTTTAGTAAAACCACCATCACAACAATCAGGTAGAAGTCATGAATCTGTACCCTCTTCTTCCCCATTTAGAGGTAGAGGTAGAGGTAGGGGTAGTATGGGTGTACCTCCACCAAATAGTCAACACTTTGGTATCGGTAGTGTAGGTGGCGGTTTTAGAGGTGGTAGAGGAGTAGGTGGTTATCCTGGTGATCATTCTGGTATCTATCAAGGTGGTAGAGGTGGTAGAGGAGTAGGCGGCGTAAATGGTTCAGGTCCAATCGCAATGGAGAGAGGTGGACCAATGCATCATCAACCATATGGTCCTCCACCACATCATGGACCAATGCTCCACCAAAGTGGTTATGGTTCACAAATGCAACACCAATTCTCACAAATGCAACATCAACACTACAATGAGCACCAAAGAAATCAAGGTGCTTTCtatccaccaccacctccaccacaTATGAATCTACCAATGCAATCTCAACAAGGTTATCCACAAGTTAACTCAATGAGCGTAccacaatcaaataataaccCACTCATAAATCAACAAGCAAATTTACAAGCTCAACAATTGGCATCGGCTCAAgtccaaattcaattgatggaACAAAAATTGAAAGGTCAAGAATCATTGATTAGAGCTGCTCAACAAAAGGTGGTTCAAGCTCAACAACAAGCTCAACAACAAGTACAAAGAGAAAAACAGCAGAGAGAAGCATTACttagacaacaacaacaacaacagcaacaacaacaacagcaacaacaacaacaagaaagaCAAAGAAAACAACAAGAGGcattacaaaaacaacaacaaattcaacaacttcaacaacaacaacagcaacaacagcaagctcaacaacagcagcaacaacaagctcagcaacaagcacaacaacaatctcaacaacaagcacaacaacaacaatctcaacaAATGCAAGGCTTTTATGGTCAAATGAATAATGCTAACAGTAATAAACAAACTGGTGCTCAATCAACTATTTCACCAAATACAGCCAGTGCAACtaaccaaaataatttttcgcATCAATCAGCTGCCAATTGGCAAGGTTATTTTACACCAGAACAAACTGCTGCATGGACTTATTATGCTCAACAACAT CAATTATTCCCAGGTTATTCACCA CAAGATATTTCAGCATATTACGCAAGTTTCCAGGCACCAACTAGTGATCCTTCAACACAAGTAGGTGCCAAACGTACATACGATACTTCAGGAATGTATAATCAATCATACAATGCACATGGCACACACAACACTCACCACCAAAATGATAACAAAAGAAACAGACATTAA